From the genome of Halomonas sp. LR3S48:
GTGCTTGCCGGCAGCCTTTCGTTGATGCATGTCAAAGACGAGCTTGTCGTGCCGCTCTTGGCTGAGGCTGCATACAGGAAGGCTTCGTAAAGGAAGAGCGAGATGAACCGCAACTACTCCCATGCCGATAACCTGATCCATCAGTTCGATACCGTGCTGCGTACCCTGGTGCCTCGAGCGGCCGTCGCTTCGCGCCCGACACCGGCCACGGCGGACATCCAGGACGAGGACATGACCGCCGACGAGCGGCGCCATGCCGCGGGGCTGATGCGGGTCAACCATACCGGCGAGGTATGTGCCCAGGCGCTCTATCAGGGGCAGGGCTGCACCGCCAAGCTGCCGGAAGTGCGTAGTCAGATGGAGCACTCCGCCCAGGAAGAGATCGACCACCTGGCCTGGTGTGACGACCGCCTGCAGGAGCTCGACAGCCACACCAGTGTGCTCAACCCGTTGTTCTACGCAGCCTCCTTTGGTCTGG
Proteins encoded in this window:
- the coq7 gene encoding 2-polyprenyl-3-methyl-6-methoxy-1,4-benzoquinone monooxygenase, with amino-acid sequence MNRNYSHADNLIHQFDTVLRTLVPRAAVASRPTPATADIQDEDMTADERRHAAGLMRVNHTGEVCAQALYQGQGCTAKLPEVRSQMEHSAQEEIDHLAWCDDRLQELDSHTSVLNPLFYAASFGLGAVAGAIGDRISLGFVAATEEQVGKHLEEHMVKLPAGDHRSRAVLRQMAIDEAHHAHLALEAGGARFPAPVKFGMSLMSKIMTKSVYRL